A window of Roseobacter fucihabitans genomic DNA:
CCTGAAAATCGGGCAGGACATAGAGCGCGTGAATGTCTTTTTCATAGCGCGCAATGAAGGCGACGACCTTGCCATCGGCCACGCCAAGCTTGATCCATCCCGCCTTGATCATCTCTTCGGCATACATGATTTCTTCGGCCGCCGAATGCATGCGCGGCAGCCAGGGCATCATGTCATTTGACGCTGACAAAATGTCGCCCACCTTGCCGGCATCCAGAAGTCGCGCGGGTTTTATCGTGATCGTGATCATAGCCTATCCCCTAAAAGGAATTCGGCTGCCTTATCAAGTCGGATATGCGGCGGACCGTCGCCGGGACGCAAAGTAAGTGGCTGTGGTGCGAAATTCATCACACGATAGTCCTGATCGAGCCATTTTTCGGCTCCCTGACGCGCCGCTGTTAACAAATGGTTAGGATCTTGCGGCAAATCACCGGGGTAGAACGCGGCCTGTTTGCCGGTATCCAGCAGCTTGCCACGCACCACATCGAGCGGCGCGCCTGCGTGCGTCATCGTATCCTCAGTCGTGGCGCGCAGGGCGGCAATGGCCAGCGCAGAGGTTTGCGC
This region includes:
- a CDS encoding GNAT family N-acetyltransferase translates to MITITIKPARLLDAGKVGDILSASNDMMPWLPRMHSAAEEIMYAEEMIKAGWIKLGVADGKVVAFIARYEKDIHALYVLPDFQDQGVGTALIEDAKQECETLTLWSYVANFGATRFYGLRGFVEMERTDGSENDVGLPDIRFEWNKQKQLQKKWQIPTRY